A portion of the Corynebacterium ammoniagenes DSM 20306 genome contains these proteins:
- a CDS encoding adenylosuccinate synthase produces the protein MAAIVIVGAQWGDEGKGKATDILGGRVDYVVKPNGGNNAGHTVVVGGDKYELKLLPAGILSENAVPVLGNGVVVNLEALFEEIEGLEARGADASRLRISSNAHLVAPYHQTLDRVQERFLGKRAIGTTGRGIGPTYADKVARVGIRVQDIFDESILRQKIESALDIKNQMLVKMYNRKAIDPETIVDYFLGYRDRLAPMVIDSEYELNTALDAGKHVLMEGGQATMLDVDHGTYPFVTSSNPTAGGASVGSGIGPTRITHSLGIIKAYTTRVGAGPFPTELFDKWGEYLQVTGGEVGVNTGRTRRCGWYDSVIARYATRVNGFTDYFLTKLDVLTGIGEIPICVAYDVDGERFDEMPLTQSQFHHAEPIYETMPAWDEDITGCTTFDELPQKAQDYVLRLEELSGTRISYIGVGPGRDQTIVRHDVLDEK, from the coding sequence ATGGCAGCTATCGTTATCGTCGGCGCCCAATGGGGCGACGAAGGCAAGGGCAAAGCTACAGATATCCTGGGCGGCCGCGTGGATTATGTGGTCAAGCCCAATGGCGGTAACAACGCTGGCCACACCGTGGTCGTCGGTGGCGACAAGTATGAACTCAAGCTGCTGCCCGCTGGCATTTTATCCGAGAACGCCGTGCCTGTTTTAGGCAATGGCGTCGTGGTTAACCTTGAGGCGCTCTTTGAGGAAATCGAAGGGCTTGAAGCCCGCGGTGCCGATGCCTCGCGCCTGCGTATTTCTTCGAATGCGCACCTGGTCGCGCCGTACCACCAGACTTTGGACCGCGTGCAGGAGCGCTTTTTGGGCAAGCGCGCGATTGGCACCACCGGTCGCGGCATTGGCCCCACATACGCCGATAAGGTCGCGCGCGTCGGCATTCGCGTCCAGGACATTTTCGACGAGTCGATTCTGCGCCAGAAGATTGAATCCGCGCTGGATATTAAAAACCAGATGCTGGTCAAGATGTACAACCGCAAGGCCATTGACCCAGAAACCATCGTGGATTACTTCCTGGGCTACCGCGACCGCTTGGCGCCGATGGTCATTGATTCCGAATACGAGCTCAACACTGCTCTCGATGCCGGCAAGCACGTGCTCATGGAAGGCGGCCAGGCCACGATGCTGGACGTGGACCACGGCACCTACCCGTTCGTGACTTCCTCGAACCCGACCGCCGGTGGCGCGTCGGTGGGCTCGGGCATTGGCCCAACCCGCATCACCCACTCGCTGGGCATTATCAAGGCGTACACCACCCGCGTTGGTGCTGGACCGTTTCCGACCGAGCTTTTTGATAAGTGGGGCGAGTACCTACAAGTCACCGGCGGCGAGGTCGGCGTGAACACCGGGCGCACCCGCCGTTGTGGCTGGTATGACTCGGTGATTGCGCGCTATGCCACCCGCGTCAACGGTTTCACGGATTACTTCCTCACCAAGCTCGACGTGCTCACCGGCATCGGCGAAATCCCGATTTGCGTGGCCTATGACGTCGACGGCGAGCGCTTTGATGAAATGCCACTGACGCAGTCACAGTTCCACCACGCAGAGCCAATTTATGAAACCATGCCTGCGTGGGACGAAGACATCACCGGATGCACCACGTTCGACGAGCTGCCGCAAAAGGCGCAGGATTATGTGTTGCGCCTCGAGGAGCTCTCGGGCACCCGGATTTCCTACATTGGCGTCGGTCCGGGCCGCGATCAGACTATCGTGCGCCACGACGTGCTCGACGAGAAATAG
- the fbaA gene encoding class II fructose-bisphosphate aldolase produces the protein MPIATPEIYNAMLDTAKKDGFAFPAINCTSSETINAALKGFAEAESDGIIQFSTGGAEFGSGLGVKNKVAGAQALAAFAHEAAKHYGINVALHTDHCQKEVLDEYVRPLIAISQERVDRGELPLFQSHMWDGSAVPIDENLEIAQELLAKARAANIILEVEIGVVGGEEDGVEAKAGANLYTTEEDFQKTVDALGTGENGRYLLAATFGNVHGVYKPGNVQLRPEILDMGQKVAEEKLGLSVGSNPFDFVFHGGSGSEKEKIEESLRYGVIKMNVDTDTQYAFTNPIARHMFSNYDGVFKIDGEVGNKKVYDPRSYLKKAEQSMAERVIESCHDLKSVGKSVTK, from the coding sequence ATGCCAATCGCAACTCCTGAAATTTATAACGCAATGCTGGACACCGCCAAGAAGGACGGTTTTGCGTTCCCAGCGATCAACTGCACCTCCTCGGAGACCATCAACGCCGCGTTGAAGGGATTCGCGGAGGCCGAATCTGACGGCATCATCCAGTTTTCCACCGGCGGTGCCGAGTTCGGATCTGGTCTGGGTGTGAAAAATAAGGTTGCTGGTGCTCAGGCTTTGGCCGCATTCGCGCACGAAGCAGCGAAGCACTACGGCATCAACGTCGCGCTGCACACCGACCACTGCCAAAAGGAAGTCCTTGATGAGTACGTGCGCCCGCTGATTGCTATCTCCCAAGAGCGCGTCGACCGCGGCGAGCTGCCGTTGTTCCAGTCCCACATGTGGGACGGCTCCGCAGTGCCTATCGATGAAAACCTGGAGATCGCGCAAGAACTGCTCGCCAAGGCTCGCGCGGCGAATATCATTCTCGAAGTGGAAATCGGTGTCGTCGGCGGCGAAGAAGACGGCGTTGAAGCCAAGGCCGGCGCGAACCTGTACACCACCGAAGAAGACTTCCAAAAGACCGTCGATGCCCTCGGCACCGGCGAAAATGGCCGCTACCTGCTGGCCGCGACCTTCGGCAACGTGCATGGTGTGTACAAGCCCGGCAACGTGCAGCTGCGTCCCGAAATCTTGGACATGGGCCAAAAGGTCGCCGAAGAAAAGCTCGGCCTGAGCGTTGGTTCTAATCCTTTCGATTTCGTCTTCCACGGCGGCTCCGGCTCCGAGAAGGAAAAGATCGAAGAATCGCTGCGCTACGGCGTCATCAAGATGAACGTGGACACCGATACCCAGTACGCGTTTACCAACCCAATCGCGCGCCACATGTTCTCCAACTACGACGGCGTGTTCAAGATTGACGGCGAAGTTGGCAACAAGAAGGTCTACGACCCACGCTCTTACCTGAAGAAGGCAGAGCAGTCCATGGCAGAGCGCGTCATCGAGTCCTGCCACGACTTGAAGTCGGTTGGAAAGTCCGTCACCAAGTAA
- the purT gene encoding formate-dependent phosphoribosylglycinamide formyltransferase: protein MDSYIGSPLTSNAVRVLMLGGGELAKGLVGAFQNLGLEVHVVDRYEGSPAQQVAHFSYTADIDNEKAVLDLVEHLKPQYVVPEIEGVAVEALHALHDDSSTTVVPTARACELTSDRKKLREVAESLGLPTTAYKVVENFADLEAAVEELGLPCIVKPDVATSGRGHVLVKDHDQLKDAWDNVRRGKKNSWVVAERFVDFDYEVIIMAVRSIDPETGKLATWFSEPIGYEHAQGNLVDCWQPKRMSQRAFENARSVAARISNELGGRGIFAVELFVAGDDIYFSSVTPRPSDKAMLTEATQRFSQYELHARAILGLPIDITLVSPGASALLHATEDINEVTYSGVEEALQVAETDVRLFGKPSAYPGRRMGLIMATAEDVSEARDRAAIAASRISITAAPVTPASAESEAPAVPDPEVAGSEEAGSEQAQSTE, encoded by the coding sequence TTGGATTCCTATATCGGTAGTCCGTTGACCTCGAATGCTGTGCGCGTTCTCATGCTCGGCGGCGGTGAGCTGGCCAAAGGGCTAGTGGGCGCTTTTCAGAATTTGGGCCTTGAAGTCCACGTTGTCGACCGCTATGAAGGATCTCCAGCGCAGCAGGTTGCGCACTTTAGTTATACCGCGGATATCGATAATGAAAAAGCGGTGCTGGATTTAGTTGAGCACCTCAAACCGCAGTACGTGGTCCCGGAAATCGAGGGCGTCGCAGTCGAAGCTTTGCATGCGCTTCACGATGACTCCTCGACCACCGTTGTTCCCACCGCGCGTGCGTGCGAGTTAACCAGCGACCGCAAGAAGCTGCGCGAAGTCGCCGAGAGCCTGGGCTTGCCGACGACCGCGTACAAGGTCGTAGAAAACTTCGCCGATTTGGAGGCGGCGGTGGAGGAGTTGGGGCTGCCGTGCATCGTCAAGCCTGATGTTGCCACCTCCGGTCGTGGGCACGTGCTCGTTAAAGACCACGACCAGCTTAAAGACGCGTGGGATAATGTGCGCCGCGGCAAGAAGAACTCATGGGTGGTGGCCGAGCGCTTTGTTGATTTTGACTATGAGGTCATCATCATGGCGGTGCGCTCGATTGACCCGGAAACCGGCAAGCTGGCGACGTGGTTTTCTGAGCCGATTGGCTATGAGCATGCCCAGGGCAATTTGGTCGATTGCTGGCAGCCGAAGCGGATGAGCCAGCGCGCGTTTGAAAATGCTCGCTCGGTGGCCGCGCGTATTTCCAATGAATTGGGCGGTCGCGGAATTTTCGCGGTCGAGCTGTTTGTGGCCGGCGATGATATTTACTTCTCCTCGGTGACCCCGCGTCCTTCCGATAAGGCGATGTTAACCGAGGCGACGCAACGTTTTTCCCAATATGAATTACACGCGCGGGCGATTTTGGGCTTGCCGATTGATATCACGCTCGTCTCGCCCGGTGCCAGCGCGTTGCTGCACGCGACCGAAGACATCAACGAAGTAACCTACTCCGGCGTGGAAGAAGCCCTGCAGGTAGCGGAGACCGACGTGCGCCTATTCGGCAAGCCCTCGGCCTATCCGGGCCGCCGCATGGGATTGATCATGGCTACGGCAGAAGACGTCTCCGAAGCGCGCGATCGCGCGGCGATCGCGGCATCGCGAATTTCGATCACCGCAGCGCCAGTGACTCCGGCATCGGCGGAGTCAGAAGCACCGGCAGTGCCTGATCCAGAAGTAGCTGGATCAGAAGAAGCGGGATCAGAGCAGGCTCAAAGCACCGAGTGA
- a CDS encoding FUSC family protein: MAGKGKGTHGGKINTRERLQVIEHSLRSRVNRVRTRFPYIVQATIGAGLAYWVAHDFVGHPQPFFAPMSVVIILGLSGGDRLSRSFEMAIGGVLGVALGDLLFHSTSGTGPLQITLIVLVALILGSILTKSVLVSNQIVIGSILIATILPPDVSNGGLERAIDALIGCVIGIITIALLPNSPLTNGRNEISKVLAIISSVLDDVVEGLRERDSAIIDQAMDAVNNSQAEINSMLAAAKSGKEVTNVSPLMWSSRRQLRSFERMLEPVGNCVRLVQVLARRAGVLCEDGDKVSEKQIELLEELADIALGLSTVYQKNTKVIEAQEIPALINRLREVSAESGTEVLDKHSVLSAYAILAQTRSVAVDLMIVCGMSRESAVAQLKPTSKNPAFPPEV, encoded by the coding sequence ATGGCAGGAAAGGGAAAAGGCACACACGGCGGCAAGATCAATACCCGCGAGAGGCTGCAGGTCATCGAGCACTCGCTGCGATCGCGCGTGAACCGTGTGCGCACCCGCTTTCCATATATCGTCCAGGCCACCATCGGCGCGGGCTTGGCGTATTGGGTGGCCCACGACTTTGTCGGCCACCCGCAGCCGTTTTTCGCGCCGATGTCCGTGGTCATTATCCTCGGACTCTCTGGTGGCGATAGGCTCAGCCGCTCGTTTGAGATGGCCATCGGCGGCGTCTTGGGCGTGGCACTGGGAGATCTACTCTTTCACTCCACCAGCGGCACCGGCCCGCTGCAAATTACGTTGATTGTGCTCGTCGCGCTGATTTTGGGCTCGATTTTGACGAAATCCGTGCTGGTGAGCAACCAGATCGTGATTGGCTCCATCCTGATCGCCACCATCTTGCCGCCCGATGTTTCCAATGGCGGGCTCGAGCGCGCCATCGACGCGTTGATTGGCTGCGTCATCGGTATTATCACCATCGCGCTTTTGCCCAATTCGCCGTTGACGAATGGGCGTAATGAGATTTCTAAGGTGCTCGCGATTATCTCGTCAGTCCTCGACGACGTCGTCGAAGGCTTGCGCGAACGCGACTCGGCGATTATCGACCAAGCCATGGACGCGGTCAACAACTCCCAAGCCGAAATCAACAGCATGCTGGCCGCCGCGAAATCCGGCAAGGAAGTCACCAATGTCTCGCCATTGATGTGGAGCTCACGTCGGCAACTGCGCTCTTTTGAGCGCATGCTCGAACCGGTTGGCAACTGCGTGCGCCTAGTCCAAGTACTCGCGCGCCGCGCCGGCGTTCTGTGCGAAGACGGCGATAAAGTCAGCGAGAAACAAATCGAGCTGCTCGAAGAACTCGCCGATATCGCGTTGGGGCTATCCACGGTCTATCAGAAAAACACCAAAGTCATCGAGGCCCAAGAAATCCCCGCGCTGATCAACCGACTGCGCGAGGTGTCCGCAGAATCGGGCACCGAGGTCCTCGACAAACATTCCGTGCTGTCCGCCTACGCCATCCTGGCGCAAACCCGCTCGGTGGCCGTCGACTTGATGATTGTCTGCGGCATGTCGCGGGAATCCGCAGTCGCGCAGCTAAAACCCACCTCGAAGAACCCAGCGTTTCCGCCGGAGGTCTAA